A window of Nicotiana sylvestris chromosome 8, ASM39365v2, whole genome shotgun sequence genomic DNA:
AATAATCTGAAAAAATCATGCATTTTATAAGGCAAATATAAACTCATAAAACCTGAAGCGGGTAAACAATTCCTTTAATAATAATAGATTTCCAAAGATTTATATTTCATCATTTTATCAAATTTATCTTAGGCCAGAGAGGTAATGTCAATTTTGTAAATATCAAGCAAGCATTACAAGGAtgtgcaaatcatgccgaggtcgtacggcccgatccaacatagtAATAAAATGTGCATTGCCAtagggtcgaatgacgcgaaccatagatgcatctattaccccgctcgcgaatcatacgtgcgatGCGGTTAAACATAAATACACACATttaaacagtcaatcaagaattcattagggaacatttatccaaagAAAAGTCAATCTTCTTTTTAATgattaagaaaaatgaagtttaacctctttagaaattcatttactaattcgatatgatttaagcagtTTAAATTGTCAATAAGGTTTCAAATATTTcaggtatagcatgcttttgggtcctagattaCCTGGACTTAAGcacaatagtagctacgcacgaactctcgtcacctcgtgcgtatgtaaCCCCAACAAATAGTAGTACATAATGGATTATTTCATCTAcgaggacaattccctcttacaaggttataaaGGAGACTTAGCTCGCTccaaagttccataaccggcttccaagcccttccgacaACTCAAACTGATGCTCAATGcttcaaaactagccaataattatgcaaacccattacTATATTCCCaaatactcataacaattcaGTTTATATCAATTTCCAACTCCGCTCGTAAAGTTGAcaaatcgccctcgggcccacgtgcccgaattccaaaTATTTTCGAAGATAATGATTACACATAACTTTACGAACTCGAATATATATTTTGTTtccaattccatgcccaaattggttgccaaaattcaaaataccaaattctaggtcttcTACCAAAAATCCCACAATCTATACAAATTTTCATGTTCAAATCCATAtgtaatcatgtatttaactcaaaactagtataaaccacttacctcatgcttggtgataAAAATGGTACTcccaagttgctccaaaatcggctcatgataacgcccaactatgccttttaaaagacaaagcggtcgctgcaaatataatccgattttaagtccggaatcgaatcctcagggaactaacttATCTATTACACTTTTCAgcaatgttattatcaactcaatcaatttctagatgcaagattttttGATCAATAAAGACTTGGTtcttttgtttaactacttcaactaCTATTAAAAACAACAATAAGCTAAAataaagataattcaatggtaaaaaggtctagggcagtgatttccctaattgctagtttaggtcttgACTCTTCCGCTATAATCTCACCGTAATACTCCATGAGGATTAAGAGTTATAGGctatcgtaattatctctcgatcaactacaataatttactagagcattctctcgaactactctagctgactaTGGGTatgcaactctaaattatcccaccaaaatTTTGTTATCcctaaacccacttttaagttctagtaatgaatctcttcaattacccaaaagtggtgttgttcaacaactatctaacctaatattctttctcaagcaatataaggtaattagacacgattaatcaagggcccattcaattaatcaccatacaaaacatagttgaacaatcatatcgtaaatccggctcgattataacaacttgagtcaaaacttcaaccaataattggttccatcaaccctagataagtgtttagctactcataacaaaataaggaagaactactaaattgttcataatgtaaaattgcaagaatCAAAAGGAGATAGAagaactctaatgtttggttgatcttttcatacttgttcttcctccaaaagtagtctaaaattaGCTTCCCCCTTTATTTGGgtgagtttctaaagcttataagggttttacaaaagtttctacgaaattacactttggtccccaaCTTCTAGCGGAGTGAACAGTTCACCGCGATTGTGGCcaaccgcggtcgaccgcggtgaaCGCTGAGCTTTCTGCCTCCTTTCATTAATCTGCCGCGGTTCGCCGCGGTGCTATAGCGGTCGTGGTGGCCTTCTTGCCTAgaccatttatgcttctttgtgtTCGGGTACTTCTCGAGCGGGcgtttttcttcacattatcgcctccaaaacactccatgttgcttcctctcatataatattccctgctaaacaaaagaacactatttagagcattttgttggcaatttatctataaaacaacaacaaagtatggtcatattaaggtataaatatcaactatatagcctactatcaacaCCTACACTTAAATCATTgatagtcctcgagcaatccaccacactccatCAAGATTTCTTCCCTAAGATTCTCCTTTAACAACTAACACCATGAACATTTTACAAAAATttgcacctagtagtgaacaacttTTACTCTAAGAGTCAAACCTTTTGTACCATGCACATCCGCACTTACTCAAACTACTCTATACaagagtcaagacttacctttcctttgtgaatcacatgccctcacatcacacaagagagtagttccacatataaCTATAATTAAAACAAGTAGGAACTGAGATAGatagaattcactcactctcagaaagaacgttcacatgccacaaagatgcatcaTAGGCTTGCTCGTAGTGTAATACTTcactaattgagctcattcagtctaagatcaataggactttacttggttgtaatgtaggctaagtgACAGGAAGGATATATttagatatagtgactaacctccctaagcactttttaatacaattacattaACTTAAAGATCATAATTATGCCAACCAGTACTCCACCTCATTTGTTTAAAACATCCCCTTCCATTAGGTACAATTTGTACAAGCCACCACTTCTCAACCATtgtgaatattttttttttcatggtGCTTTTTCTTTTATGCTTCAAATTCTACCTCTTTTCTCTATCtcaatggttccactcaaaaaccaaaccaccaccccacacttttacTTTTGCATATTTCCATTACCGTTCAAGTGCTTATTGGGAGGTAAAAAGGTTTAAACAACCagctattcaaacaattgggtaaggttcgcaatgtggttgccaaagaagtAGGCTTATATGCTCAACAGGGTTAACTATGATGTATTGCATTCAGGTGGGTCACTTTATATATCTGGATCAACAAagaatgcctatatcacttctaaaactGAAAGAAACTACTATtccgctttgcaaacacacagggcaagttctaggcatcaaatatgaaacatggaacacagtaaaactcacacacacatggcacatgactcactccggattgggttatcaagacattctcttttgagtgttcaagttagatgcAAACGTACAATTTTAAGGCACTCTAACAGGATTTAACCAATGAAGCTAGGTGTTGAACTCTAGTGTCTATCGTGTTCAGgtgtaaaaaaattatttttcgcTCGTGGCCCATTAATCCTAACCTAAACTAAAAAGATCAAAAACAAAAACTACCTATACCCCGTTCAagttaaacccttggaaaagaaccgtgacccaaagaaaaaccaagggggagttactacactacctaaaaataaactaaaaaaataaattctttttggtcttttctctagactacttccctcaagaaaattgtctaacggatccgtcatcaggaagagtctccaTATTCCACTTTTTTTTccgacttagtccctcaagaacttCGCCGAAAGAGATCCGTCATCGGGACAAGTCACTTACTATTTTAGCTTTCCTAATGAACTATTAATCTACATCAAAACAATCAAAGCaagacaaaacaagcaaaatcaaaaagtcaattATTACAATTACAAACATACAATGAAATATCCCTACCCCACATTTAAAatgaagacatgtccccatggctcAAAATTTAAAGAACAGTGAGGTTAAGGAACTTCCCTAAAGACTCACTCCTGATCGGAGACAGTGTCTGGGTTCATGTTGCATGCACGTCCCATCGACCTCAACCAACCCAAGAATTTCTTCTCCGATTTCACTTGCCTCTCGGCCACCGCATCAACACGGACAAAGAAATCAGTGATTGAGGCACGCAAGCCAGCCATATCCTGCTCCAAAGCTGTCATACAGGTGCTCCGGTGTGGCTGTGATGGGCCTGCCATATCAACTCTCGGAGGAGGGGGAACCTCAGCTACCTCATCATCATCAGCCGAATCATCATCAGAGTCATCAACATTCACCACCGGCTCTCATTCAATTCCAATTTTTCTTGCCCGGAATGGGGCTTTTAGTGGCAATCTCCCATCAACCCGAGGGTCTTTAGGAACTCGAGCAATCCGGCACAGCCGGGTGATCAACGAAGGGAAGTAGTGGCCCTTTGTTAGCTCAGGTGATTGAATGAACATCTCTTCATGAAGGATCCGGTCCACATCAAAGTCACTATGGGACATAAAACAGTGGATTACGGACGCCCGTGGTAGAATAACATCTGTCGTGTTGCTGGATGGCAACAGTCGACTGTTGACAATGGTTAGCCAACACTTGGCCTCCCAATTCAAATAGTGGGAGTTGAGAGTAATCCTATGCTTGATCCATAGGTGTTCTCCATCCGGCCCACAGATAGTATCAAGAAGAGTTCCCCACAAGGCCCGTGATCCTCTAAAAGTATGATAAGGATCAAATTCACCCCGAAACATATGCAACCTGTATACCCTGCGGATGGCATCGAGGGATGCATTTACCGGGGTATTGCGTATCATCACAACCCCATTCTCATGTTCTGGCAGGTTCGCATAGAACTCCCTTACTAATTGAACATTATCCTCCTCCGGTACCTCGAAGAAAATGTCCAGCTGACACCACCGTAGCTCATTCAACATATTGGGGCATTCCACCTCCAAAGCCATTCGATCAATGTGTACCTCTGGTTGTAAATTCTTAGTTGCTTTCTGGTTGTACCTATTCTCTGCTGCGCTGGAGACAAACCAAGTGCTGTCAAACTAAGGTGCACTGGCTTGGCTCCTAGATCGTGAGTAGCTTCCCGGTCCACTGATGGAGGGTCCGGTGTTTCGTCTCTTCCTGGAGAAGCTCATTGTACCTGACATACAATGAAACGCCTATTACTGAGTGCGCAAAATGTGTGACTAtggatggttactcagacttcaccataaCCATGTCACAATAGCTCCTTATatctctattggggaaatttccCAAACACCTTGTGAGCAAAGTGCTATCCAGACACATCTAGCCCTCATGGGTACATCCAAGCTCCTCCCCAAATAAGTATACTACCACACCAACACACCCCACACTTACTTCATTCAATCACCCACCAATAACACCGTTCAAATATGCAATTCACAGCCCCTTCACCAATCAAActcaaaaataaaattgaaaagaaaaaacaagaagaaaaagagtaGACCAACAAATACATCTCAACACAACATAAAATTACATAACTACAACACAATACAACACAATgccaaagaaaagagagagaagagtTAGAATCTTACCTTAAGGGGGAAAGGAGGAGAAGAGTGGGAGATGGGGGTGGTGTGAGtgaaggagaagaagagaggAATTGGGGAGGttagggtttagagagagagagagagaaattggGAATATGGGGGAGGGGGTCGTGGTTTGGATTTaagagggggagggggggggtTTGGGTTGTAAAATTAAAAGATGaagaaagaaattaagaaaaacgaaaaaaaggaaaaaaaattaaaattatctggACCGACCGCGGTGGGTTTTAAAATCTGAGGTAGGGTGTTCACGCCTCATCGCGGTATACCACggtccaccgcggtcgcggtgggatGGAAAAATCGAGGCAGAATGTTTGCCTTCCACCGCAGTTTGTCGCGGTTTACCGCGATTGCTGTGCTATTTTTTTTAAGTTACATGAATAGCTAATCAACACACTTGTGGGTTGCCTCCAACACAACGCTTGAGTTAACTTCGCGGTACGACGCCATCATTTGACCATCACTCCTCATCCGCGTACTGGGGCTCTCCCAAAGTGATTACCACTCTATCCCCTTTTTCATCAGACATGccaaggtaatgtttcaacctttgcccatttACTGTGAACTTGTTTGTCCCATCTTCTGATTCAATCTCTACAGCTCCACTCAAGAACAATTGCACCACTCTGAAGGGTCCTGACCATTGAGACTTTAACTTACCTGGGAATAATCTCAATCTCGAGTTGTATAACAACACTAGATCTCCGGGTTTGAAGTTTAGATCCAATATGTGCTTATCATGCATTAATTTCATCATTTCTTTGTATAATCTAGCACTCTCAAAGGCCTGGAACCTGAATTCCGCAAGCTCATGTAATCCCGTGACTCTGTTAGTGCCTGCTGTCTCCATGTCTAAGTTCAACTGCCGCAATGCCCAAAGTGCTTTATGATCTAGCTCAACTAGGAGGTGGCATGCCTTACCAAACACCAACTTTTACGGTGACATCCCAATTGGGGGTTTGAAGGCTGTGTGGTATGCCTACaatgcatcatccaatttctttgcccAGTTAGTCCTTGTTGCATTCACTATTTTTGTAAGGACACTTTTAATCTCCCTGTTGGACATTTCAACTTGCCCGCTCGATTGTGGGTGGTATGGGGTGGTCACTTTACGATGAACTCCATATTTTTCCAGCAGCCGTGCGAATGCTCTATTGCAGAAATGGGTTCCGCCATCACTGAGTATAGCTCGTGGGGTACCAAAACACGTGAaaatgttcttctttagaaagcctaGTACCCCCTTAGCATCATTGGTCGGGAGAGCcactgcttcgacccacttggataCATAGTCAACTGCTACCAATATGTACTTGTTACCGTACGAACTGATGAATGaccccatgaagtcaatcccccacatGTCAAAAATCTCCACCTCTTGACTTGTGGTCATTGGCATCTCGTGTCTACGAGATATGTTGCCagttctttggcattcatcacagcTTTTAACCCAAGCATGGGCATCCTTGAACAGAGTAGTCCAGTACAAGCCTAACTCTAATACCTTAGCTGCTATCCGAatccctccaaagtgtccaccatatggtgaagcatggcaagcctgcaaaacagaatgtTGATCTTTCTCGGGAATACACCGCCGGATCATGTTGTCTACACATATTTTAAACAATataggttcatcccaataataatatcgacaatcacgaaagaactttttcttttgaattgaggagagttcataaggtacaataccacttgctaaataattagcaatatcagcataccaAGGTGCCTCCTCCATTGTCATTTCCAGTAATTGTTCATCTGGGAATGTCTCTGTTATATCCTCAACCTCTCCTTTCTTTTCAGCTCCTTCCAACCTTGTGAGgtggtcagctacttggttctctaTCCCTTTTCGGTCATGTATTTCCAGATCAAATTCTTGTAACAGAAGAACCCAGCGAATCAAGCGTAgctttgactccttcttttctATCAAGTATCTAATTGCTGCATGGTCAGTGTAAATAATAACTTTCTAGCCAATCAAGTATGACCTAAATTTATCGAATGCAAAAACAacagccaacatctccttttcCGTCACAGTGTAATTGAGTTATGCACCGCTCAGCGTTCTGCTTGCATAATAAATCGAGTGTATCAATTTACCCTGTCGCTAccccaagactgctcctatggTGTAGTCACTGGCGTCGCACATTATCTCAAACGTttgctcccagttgggtgcaacaatgatgggtgcagtcaccaatctcttcttcagttcctcaaatgccaacctgcattcattagaaaacacaaaggggtgatccttttcaaggagtttgcacaatgggttagcaattttggagaaatctttgatgaatcGCCTGTAGAACCCGGCGTGCCCAAGTAAACTTCTCACCGCCTTGACCGAAGTGGGCTGTGGTAGTTTTTCAATCACGTCAACCTTGGCATGGTCGACCTCAATTCCCTTATTGGACACTCAGTGTCCCAGGACTATcccttcttgtaccataaaatgacacttttcgCAGTTTAACACtaaatttgtctccacacatcttttaagcactcttcttaagttgtgaagacaatactcgaatgaatctcccaccacggagaagtcatccataaagacctccataatatcctccaccatgtctgtgAAAATGGCTAACATGCACCGTTGAAATGTCGCCGGTGTATTAcaaagcccaaaaggcattctccgaaaggcGAAGATGctatatggacaagtgaaggatgttttctctctatcttccggggctattgatatctgattgtaccccgaataacCATCCAAGAAACAGAAGTGTGAGCGCCCGGCCAACCtatccaacatttggtcaatgaaaggTAAGGGGAAGTGGTCCTTTCGGGTGGCTGTGTTCAATTTTTGGTAATCCATGCAAATCCACCATCCCGTGACTGTAcgagttgagatcaactcattgttctcaTTTTGCACAACAATCATTccccctttttcggcacacattggacAAGGCTGACCCAATTtctatcagagatggggaagatgattcccgcatctaaccatttgatcacttccttcTTTACTACCGCTTTCATGTTTGGGTTTAGCCTTTGTTGATGTTCTCTAgaaggtttgtgcccttcttccaagagaatcttatgcatacagaaggttgggctgataccctttatgtctgccatggtccagccAATGGCAGTCTTGCTTTCCTGCAGTACTTGTAAGACagttctacctgcacatctaacaaaccggATGATATAATCACATGCAACGTAGAATCGGGGCCTAAGAAAACATACCTGAGGTGAGCTGGGAGTGGCTTCAGCTCCAACTTGGGTGGTTCCTCTACCGATGGCTTTGCTGGGGGTGTAGCTCTTTTTTCTaactcaagggactcgaactgAGGTTCCCATTTCCAAAATCCTTGGCCTTCAAGTGCCATGACCCACTCAGCCAACCCttcaccatccatttcttctaaatttatcagacatgcctccaatggatctttAGCAGTCAGGGTCACATCATCTTCTTGCAGTATCATATCCACTGCCTTCACTAGAGAGCAATTCACATATTCACTGGGTCTCCTTATAGATTGCTGAACattgaatatgacttcttcatcgttcagtctcatttttaattccccagtCTTACAATCAATCAGGGCTCTCCCAGTGGCCAAAAATGGCCTACCTAAAATGATAGGTATCTCCTCATCTACCTGACAATCCAGAATAACAAAGTTTGCAGGGAACACGTACTTCCCCACTTGCACCAATACATCATCAAGAATCCCAGTAGGTCTTTTTACCGTGCAGTCAGCCAACTACAGCAGCATCGAAGTCGGTCTAGCCCTGCCAATGCCCAGTTTGGTGTATATAGCCAAAtgcatcaaatttatgctggatcccaaatcatataatgcctttgcaaaggcgTAACTCCCAATCATGCACGGAATAGTGAAGCTAACTGGGTCGAACATCTTTTGAGCCATCGGTCTGGTCACTACTGCGCTACAAGTCTGCATCAGAGTCACTGTGGATAGATTTTGAAAATCAAACTCCGTGAAATTAGgtctttcatcatttttgcataacctAGAATCTCCCTCAAGGCATCCATCAAAGGAATATTCAACTGGATTTGATGCAGCATCTCCATGAATTTCTTGTATTgatcttccttcttttgttttaccagtctctgagggaatggtgcaggtatcaccctttgtgcactgCTTGTTGGCTTCTCTCTGTTGGGGTTCTGTGGCACAAGAGGCACCACCTGTTCTGTAGTTTGTTCATTTACCTTAGCCTTATCCTTTTCATCTTGACCCTGTTCAACTACCACTTCAGTCAGATTTGTTGGTTCATCTACCTCTAGTGGAATTGGAGTGGCTAGCGTAGTCTCCTTGCTGGCTTGGGCAACCTCCTGCTCTttgtctaaatctctcccattctGAAGCCTTACTACCATTAGCTGATTCGGGTTTTGCTTCTTGGGGTTAATATTTGTATCCGCTGGAAATGTTCCCTGGGGGTAATTGTTTAAAGCCATAGACAACTGCCCCAATTGAGTTTCAATGTTCTTTATAGTTGAATCATGTACTGCCAACTTTTATTGCATCTTACCATTTGTCCCAATGAGTTGCTGGAGCATCCTCCTGATCTCTACCATGTTGTTATCTTGCTGCTGAGGAGGTGGCTGATATGTCAACTGTTGTTGGTTCTACTGTGGGTAGCCTTGTTGTCTCTGGTGGTATGATACCATTTGGTCTTGAGCTTGCATACCCCCAGGCTGAGGCATATTGGGTCTGTATTGCTGATTTGGTGCAGGTCTCCACTGTTGTCCTCCTTGTCTCTGACCCCCAAAGTTGttaacataattcatatcttccctTGCCCCTTGATTTTCACCTTCTCCGCTCCATGAACACATAGGGCTGATTAACACAGGGTGTATACAACCCTCCATTTGTTGTGTCAACAATATGCACCTGTTTGGTACCCATCTCATCTATCTTCTTTGTCAAAATACTCATCCGAGTTAGAAGTGTGGCCATGTTCTCTGCCTGCGAATTATTTAGGTCAAGAGGTACTGAATGCACTATAGGTGTCAGTGTTGTACCTCTAGtcatccaccccgaattctgGGACATCTTGTTATGAAGGACCTTGCACTCGGTGAATGTCTTACTCAAAAATGCACCTCCAGCTgaagcatccacattggcctttagATTGTTAGCTAATCCCATGTAGAATCTCTGGCCAAGCATCTGGTCTGGAATGCCATGGTGAGGACACTTCACTAGCATCCCTttaaatctttcccaagtttcttGCAAGGTCTCAGTCGGCTGCTGCTTGTACTGTAatatttcatcaatctgccttgcagtcttgttgggtgggtaAAACTTATTCAAAAACCGCTTTACTAATTCCTCCTAGGTGACAATGGAATTGATTGGGAGGAATTCAGCCAAGTCTCAGCTTCTCCAGTCACAGAGAACGGGAACAGTAATAGCTTGATAGCTTATGGGGTCACATTTGACTGCCTTTGAGTCACACAAAttgacaaaaaaaaattcaaatgttgctgagggtcttcaatgtgtgacccAGAGAACAATCCCTTATTCTGCAGCAGATGCAAcatgttgttggtgatctggaatgtctcCGCTTGTATTGTAGGTACAGCTATGGCAGTTGCCAGGTTGTCAGCTGTGGGTTGAGCCCAATCATAAAGTGCAGCTTCTGTCACAAGAGGTATCACCACTCTGACATTTGGGTCAACTTGCTCAACCCTGATGTTTCCGTTGACATTctctacgtcacccatgtcaaaGTCAAGctgttgtggttgttgtgattGTTGGATCCTCCTGTTGGCACGGTTTAATGCCCTGAATGATTTCTCGGGGTCTGAAAGTCCTTCA
This region includes:
- the LOC138876392 gene encoding uncharacterized protein, which translates into the protein METAGTNRVTGLHELAEFRFQAFESARLYKEMMKLMHDKHILDLNFKPGDLVLLYNSRLRLFPGKLKSQWSGPFRVVQLFLSGAVEIESEDGTNKFTVNGQRLKHYLGMSDEKGDRVVITLGEPQYADEE
- the LOC138876393 gene encoding uncharacterized protein, which translates into the protein MALNNYPQGTFPADTNINPKKQNPNQLMVVRLQNGRDLDKEQEVAQASKETTLATPIPLEVDEPTNLTEVVVEQGQDEKDKAKVNEQTTEQVVPLVPQNPNREKPTSSAQRVIPAPFPQRLVDEEIPIILGRPFLATGRALIDCKTGELKMRLNDEEVIFNVQQSIRRPSEYVNCSLVKAVDMILQEDDVTLTAKDPLEACLINLEEMDGEGLAEWVMALEGQGFWKWEPQFESLELEKRATPPAKPSVEEPPKLELKPLPAHLRCAGRTVLQVLQESKTAIGWTMADIKGISPTFCMHKILLEEGHKPSREHQQRLNPNMKAVVKKEVIKWLAFEELKKRLVTAPIIVAPNWEQTFEIMCDATIRYLIEKKESKLRLIRWVLLLQEFDLEIHDRKGIENQVADHLTRLEGAEKKGEVEDITETFPDEQLLEMTMEEAPWYADIANYLASGIVPYELSSIQKKKFFRDCRYYYWDEPILFKICVDNMIRRCIPEKDQHSVLQACHASPYGGHFGGIRIAAKVLELGLYWTTLFKDAHAWVKSCDECQRTGNISRRHEMPMTTSQEVEIFDMWGIDFMGSFISSYGNKYILVAVDYVSKWVEAVALPTNDAKGVLGFLKKNIFTCFGTPRAILSDGGTHFCNRAFARLLEKYGVHRKVTTPYHPQSSGQVEMSNREIKSVLTKIVNATRTNWAKKLDDAL